From Candidatus Margulisiibacteriota bacterium:
CTTCCGTCAGGACGACCTCCGGCTGGCCGCAGCCTATCACCAGCAGAAGCAAGGCGAGAGGAAATAGTTTGGCTGTAAACTTACGCATAAGTGCTAAAAGTGGACGGGTCCCAGTCACCCGGTTCAAGTTTTGGGTAGTCGGGCATTTTCCCGGAGATCATGGTATCGATATCGTGTGCTAATTTATCGGCTGCTTCTTTTGCTGAGTTTTCGGTCAGTTTCGGCTGGCCGGTGCGGATATCAATAACCGTCGCGCCAAAGTCGCTGATAATTTTAATGTCTTCCGCGAAGACCTGCTTGTTTTCCACCCGCCAGGCGTAAAGCTCCGGTTTGCGCCGGTCTTGCAAGCCGACGATAAAAAGATATTTTTGGTTATGGGCCAGGTCTTGCGGCGAAGGATAGGGGATGCCGCGCGGATGGGTGTGATAGACCCCCAGATACTCCAGCTTGTGTTTGACCAGAAAACGGTAAGCGAGCTCGATGTCGTCTCCGGTCAGGGCAAATTGGGTCGTCTGGTCACCTGGGTTTTTGTTGGGGATCGGCAGGACTCCCAGGATTTTGTTGTCATGCCCCCCCAGGAACCCGCCGGTTTCCATTGGCCAGCAATCCTGCGCCTGTTTCATGATAATGCTATATTGCCGTTCCGTAATAATAAACATTGTTGAATTGAATTATAACATGTACTATGATGAGCCAGAAAATCAATAGTTCTACATAAAGGAGCAATACAATGGGAGTAGTATCCTGGTCTTTAATTGCCGGAGCGGTCGGTCTGCTTTTTTCCATATATCTGTTTGTTTTTATCCTTCGTCAGCCCCGCGGCACCGAGAAAATGAATGAACTTTCCGCCATGATCCATCAGGGGGCGATGGCCTATCTGAAGCGCCAATACCTGACGATCTTAATATTTATGGCGGTGGTCTTTATCGCGCTTGCCTTTTTACTG
This genomic window contains:
- a CDS encoding Mov34/MPN/PAD-1 family protein codes for the protein MFIITERQYSIIMKQAQDCWPMETGGFLGGHDNKILGVLPIPNKNPGDQTTQFALTGDDIELAYRFLVKHKLEYLGVYHTHPRGIPYPSPQDLAHNQKYLFIVGLQDRRKPELYAWRVENKQVFAEDIKIISDFGATVIDIRTGQPKLTENSAKEAADKLAHDIDTMISGKMPDYPKLEPGDWDPSTFSTYA